A genomic region of Dehalococcoidia bacterium contains the following coding sequences:
- a CDS encoding pyridoxamine 5'-phosphate oxidase family protein, giving the protein MSSTGRDPLAPIAQRPYMPGYGLSPDLAGLLPWSWAEERLTASRNYFVSTVSPEGRPHCVPVWGVWLEGRFFFSTGARSRKARNLARSPRCVVCTEGGGESVIVEGEAQVLSDEALFGRFADAYHAKYAFRPEPNGDPVFVVSPEVAFGFIESEEFMATATRWRFSHGHAEGHQGRGG; this is encoded by the coding sequence GTGTCCAGTACCGGTCGTGACCCCCTGGCGCCCATCGCCCAGCGGCCCTACATGCCAGGCTACGGGCTCTCGCCTGACCTGGCCGGCCTGCTGCCCTGGAGCTGGGCCGAGGAGCGGCTGACGGCCAGCCGCAACTACTTCGTCAGCACCGTCTCCCCGGAGGGCCGGCCCCACTGCGTGCCCGTGTGGGGCGTGTGGCTGGAGGGGCGGTTCTTCTTCAGCACCGGCGCCCGGTCGCGCAAGGCCCGCAACCTGGCCCGGTCGCCCCGCTGCGTCGTCTGCACTGAAGGGGGCGGCGAGTCCGTCATCGTCGAGGGGGAGGCGCAAGTGCTCAGCGACGAGGCCCTGTTCGGGCGCTTCGCCGACGCCTATCATGCCAAGTACGCATTCAGGCCGGAGCCGAACGGCGACCCCGTGTTCGTGGTCAGTCCTGAAGTGGCCTTCGGGTTCATCGAGAGCGAGGAATTCATGGCCACCGCCACCCGTTGGCGCTTCTCCCACGGGCACGCGGAAGGACACCAGGGAAGGGGTGGATAG
- a CDS encoding DedA family protein has product MSGIEDRLLELARHLYEAIGWPGVVVLMAVESACIPFPSEVIMPLAGWFLVKERGLGAEWLLVAGLYGALGNLAGSMLAYVAGAWAGRPFLERYGRYLLITPGELALADRFFRRHGEASAFFSRLLPVVRTFISLPAGVARADPIRFAVFTFLGSFPWCLGLAAAGYLLGEHWQRLMDWFRPVSLPLAALLALAVILYYGRRLREAFGRGAEGRRAAVEEVKE; this is encoded by the coding sequence ATGTCCGGCATCGAGGACCGGCTGCTGGAGCTGGCCCGCCACCTCTATGAGGCCATCGGCTGGCCAGGGGTGGTGGTGCTGATGGCCGTCGAAAGCGCCTGCATCCCCTTCCCCAGCGAAGTCATCATGCCTCTGGCAGGGTGGTTCCTGGTGAAGGAGCGGGGGCTGGGAGCGGAATGGCTGCTCGTGGCTGGCCTCTATGGCGCCTTGGGCAACCTGGCGGGCTCGATGCTGGCCTACGTCGCCGGAGCCTGGGCGGGGCGGCCCTTCCTGGAGCGCTACGGTCGTTATCTCCTCATTACCCCCGGCGAGCTGGCCCTGGCGGACCGCTTCTTCCGTCGCCACGGCGAGGCATCGGCCTTCTTCTCGCGCTTGCTGCCGGTGGTGCGGACCTTCATCAGCCTGCCGGCGGGCGTGGCGAGGGCCGATCCGATCCGTTTTGCCGTCTTCACCTTCCTGGGGTCCTTTCCCTGGTGCCTGGGGCTGGCGGCCGCCGGCTACCTGCTGGGCGAGCACTGGCAGCGGCTGATGGACTGGTTCCGCCCGGTGAGCCTGCCGCTGGCCGCGCTGCTCGCCCTGGCCGTCATCCTCTACTACGGACGGCGCCTGCGAGAGGCCTTCGGCCGCGGCGCTGAAGGCCGAAGGGCAGCGGTGGAGGAGGTGAAGGAGTGA
- the trpB gene encoding tryptophan synthase subunit beta: MPGASDSLPDSLGRFGPFGGRYVPETLMAALQELEEAYLAARDDPSFQAELQSLLRDYAGRPTPLYFARRLTEHVKGAKIYLKREDLAHTGAHKINNALGQGLLAKRLGKRRIVAETGAGQHGVATATVCALLGLECVVYMGAEDVRRQAPNVFRMRLLGAEVRAVESGTRTLKDAINEALRDWVTNVRTTHYLLGSAVGPHPYPMLVRDFQSVIGREAREQMLAREGRLPDYAVACVGGGSNAIGLFHPFYRDREVQLVGVEAAGRGLETGQHAASLVAGRPGVLHGAYSYLLQDEHGQVLGTHSISAGLDYPGVGPEHAYFKETGRARYVAVGDAEALEGFRLLAETEGILPALEPAHAIYYAAQLAGQLPPEAIVLVCLSGRGDKDLAVVAEALGVRI, translated from the coding sequence ATGCCCGGGGCTAGCGACAGCCTGCCCGACTCCCTCGGCCGCTTCGGCCCCTTCGGGGGCCGCTACGTCCCCGAGACCCTGATGGCTGCCCTCCAGGAGCTGGAGGAGGCCTACCTGGCCGCCCGTGACGACCCCTCCTTTCAGGCCGAGCTGCAGTCCCTGCTGCGCGACTACGCCGGTCGTCCTACCCCTCTCTACTTCGCCCGTCGTCTGACGGAGCACGTCAAAGGCGCCAAGATATACCTCAAGCGGGAGGACTTGGCCCACACCGGCGCCCACAAGATCAACAACGCCCTGGGGCAAGGGCTGCTGGCCAAGCGCCTGGGCAAGCGACGCATCGTCGCCGAGACTGGCGCCGGTCAGCACGGGGTAGCCACCGCCACCGTCTGTGCCCTGCTGGGGCTGGAGTGCGTCGTCTACATGGGTGCTGAAGATGTGCGTCGGCAGGCCCCCAACGTGTTCCGCATGAGGCTCCTGGGGGCCGAGGTGCGGGCGGTGGAGTCGGGTACTCGCACCCTGAAGGACGCCATCAACGAGGCCCTGCGCGACTGGGTGACCAACGTCCGCACCACCCATTACCTGCTGGGGAGCGCCGTCGGCCCCCACCCTTACCCCATGCTGGTGCGAGATTTCCAGTCGGTAATAGGTCGCGAGGCCCGGGAGCAGATGCTGGCCCGCGAGGGGCGCCTCCCGGACTACGCTGTAGCGTGCGTCGGCGGGGGGTCCAACGCTATCGGCCTCTTCCACCCCTTCTACAGGGACCGGGAGGTCCAGCTGGTGGGGGTGGAGGCAGCTGGCCGGGGCCTGGAGACGGGCCAGCACGCCGCCAGCCTGGTGGCCGGTCGCCCCGGCGTCCTTCACGGCGCTTACTCATACTTGCTGCAGGACGAGCACGGGCAGGTTCTGGGTACCCACTCTATCTCCGCCGGCCTGGACTATCCGGGGGTCGGCCCCGAACATGCCTACTTCAAGGAGACGGGCCGAGCCCGCTACGTGGCCGTGGGCGATGCCGAGGCGCTGGAGGGGTTCCGACTCCTGGCCGAGACGGAGGGAATCCTGCCCGCCCTGGAGCCTGCCCACGCCATCTATTACGCGGCCCAGCTGGCGGGCCAGCTCCCGCCGGAGGCCATCGTCCTGGTCTGCCTATCGGGTCGAGGCGATAAGGACCTAGCGGTGGTGGCCGAGGCCCTGGGCGTGCGGATCTAG
- the trpC gene encoding indole-3-glycerol phosphate synthase TrpC, which translates to SILEEIVAHKRQEVAAARERLPLAELERRLTGAPPVRPFAAALRRPGLALIAEVKAKSPSRGVLRPGLEPVSLATCYARAGAAAISVLTDEKYFAGSLDHLRQVRKALPEGPPLLRKDFIIDPYQVYEARGAGADAVLLIVAALEHRELKELLEVARAVGMDALVEVHHEAELEAALEAGADLVGINNRDLRTFRVDLETTARLRPMIPPGVTVVAESGIHTREDAARLAALGVDAILVGEALVTAPDPALKVRELSCLD; encoded by the coding sequence CCTCCATCCTCGAGGAGATCGTGGCCCACAAGCGGCAGGAGGTGGCCGCCGCCAGGGAGCGATTACCCCTGGCCGAGCTGGAGCGGCGGCTGACAGGGGCGCCGCCCGTGCGGCCCTTCGCCGCCGCCTTACGCAGGCCAGGCCTGGCCCTTATCGCCGAGGTGAAGGCAAAAAGCCCGTCGCGGGGCGTGCTGCGGCCCGGCCTGGAGCCGGTGTCCCTGGCCACCTGCTACGCCCGCGCCGGCGCCGCCGCCATTTCCGTCCTCACGGACGAAAAGTACTTCGCCGGCTCCCTGGACCATCTTCGCCAGGTGCGCAAAGCCCTGCCCGAGGGGCCGCCCCTGCTGCGCAAGGACTTCATCATCGACCCGTATCAGGTCTACGAGGCCCGGGGGGCGGGGGCCGATGCCGTGTTGCTTATCGTCGCCGCTCTGGAACACCGGGAGCTGAAAGAGCTGCTGGAAGTGGCCCGAGCGGTCGGGATGGACGCCCTGGTAGAGGTCCACCACGAGGCCGAACTGGAGGCGGCCCTCGAGGCCGGCGCCGACCTGGTGGGCATCAACAACCGCGACCTGCGCACCTTCCGGGTGGACCTGGAGACCACCGCTCGCCTGCGCCCCATGATCCCCCCGGGAGTCACGGTGGTGGCCGAGTCGGGCATCCACACGCGTGAGGACGCCGCCCGCCTCGCCGCCCTGGGGGTGGACGCCATACTGGTGGGGGAGGCCCTGGTGACAGCCCCCGACCCAGCCCTGAAGGTGAGGGAGCTGTCCTGCCTCGATTGA
- a CDS encoding DUF6391 domain-containing protein, protein MIEALLRHLGAVRRNHALEHATIAVLLSRVGRPVQLLGRASADGFYIVGRVGPEDLRASVLEALTRLRRGETYLAISPLCGTNLSLTGVLTGLAAFLVTRRSGRWERLPQALLAAMLATVVAQPLGRLAQRHITTCADMDGLEVLAVESVGSRLPVYKVRTAWRAQGGLDPHAQGLGHHR, encoded by the coding sequence GTGATCGAGGCTCTCCTGCGTCACCTGGGGGCGGTGCGTCGCAACCACGCTCTGGAGCACGCGACCATTGCCGTGCTGCTTTCGCGGGTAGGGCGGCCGGTCCAGCTCCTGGGTCGAGCCAGCGCCGACGGCTTCTACATAGTTGGCAGGGTCGGGCCGGAAGACCTGCGGGCATCGGTCCTGGAGGCCCTGACACGGCTGCGACGGGGGGAGACCTATCTGGCCATATCCCCCCTCTGCGGGACCAACCTCTCCCTGACGGGGGTGCTGACGGGCCTCGCTGCTTTCCTGGTCACCCGCCGTTCGGGCAGGTGGGAGCGGCTGCCTCAGGCCCTGCTGGCTGCCATGCTGGCCACGGTGGTGGCCCAGCCGCTGGGTCGCCTGGCCCAGCGCCACATCACGACCTGCGCCGACATGGATGGCCTGGAGGTGCTGGCGGTGGAGTCGGTGGGTAGCAGGTTGCCGGTCTACAAGGTGCGCACCGCCTGGCGAGCGCAGGGGGGGCTAGATCCGCACGCCCAGGGCCTCGGCCACCACCGCTAG
- a CDS encoding alpha/beta hydrolase, producing MSALVQPREGELKLNGLRIHYFEWKGKGERPLVLLHGLRDSAYYWQDFANRMLDEFHIFAYDQRGHGESEHAPGGYLVWAFAADLAAFVRELGLERFDLVGLSLGSRCAMAYARENWPRLAHLVLVDMGPQMARRGAVGLKEDMTSSAARPPSVFSRDDALGFLRQQWPSLDAPSLERYLQNAFVPNDDGAYVFRYDRRLADITTKAAIVEIDYLWDSLTRIRCPTLVLRGEESPILDEEIAARMVSSLPDGRLYVFRGAGHALPRLRPEEFARVVREFLLDGAVPDSA from the coding sequence GTGAGCGCCCTGGTGCAGCCCAGGGAGGGCGAGCTGAAGCTCAACGGCCTTCGCATCCACTACTTCGAGTGGAAGGGGAAGGGCGAGAGGCCCCTGGTCCTGCTGCACGGGTTGCGCGACAGCGCTTACTACTGGCAGGACTTTGCCAACCGCATGCTGGACGAGTTCCACATCTTCGCCTACGACCAGAGGGGCCATGGCGAGAGCGAGCATGCGCCCGGCGGTTATCTGGTGTGGGCCTTCGCTGCCGACCTGGCCGCCTTCGTGAGGGAGCTGGGGCTGGAGCGCTTCGACCTGGTGGGGCTGTCGCTGGGCTCCCGTTGCGCTATGGCCTACGCCCGAGAGAACTGGCCTCGCCTGGCCCATCTTGTGTTGGTGGACATGGGGCCGCAGATGGCGCGGCGGGGCGCCGTGGGCCTGAAGGAGGACATGACGAGCAGCGCCGCCCGCCCTCCCTCCGTCTTCAGTCGGGACGACGCCCTGGGCTTCCTGCGCCAGCAATGGCCCAGCCTGGATGCCCCCTCCCTGGAGCGCTACCTGCAGAACGCCTTCGTTCCCAACGACGATGGCGCCTATGTCTTCCGCTACGACCGCCGCCTGGCCGACATCACCACCAAGGCGGCCATCGTCGAGATCGACTACCTCTGGGACTCCCTGACGCGCATCCGCTGTCCCACCCTGGTGCTGCGGGGCGAGGAAAGCCCCATCCTGGACGAGGAGATAGCGGCTCGCATGGTCTCCTCCCTGCCCGATGGCCGCCTGTATGTCTTCCGAGGGGCAGGACACGCGCTGCCGCGGCTGCGACCGGAGGAGTTCGCCCGGGTGGTGCGGGAGTTCCTGCTGGACGGAGCTGTCCCAGACAGCGCGTAG
- a CDS encoding VOC family protein gives MANPMGIKRMDHVSWAVWKIDDVLPLLTQLMGMEVVARFRDEEQGYAGVALRVPGTNTEFEVLEPVGEDSFLVRFLRERGPGLHHVTFIVEDADRAAEAIRAFGIEPWGGVRRRHDWGETFIHPRDSGGVLFQFYTEMGHDHGEGAAK, from the coding sequence ATGGCCAACCCTATGGGCATCAAGCGCATGGACCACGTCAGCTGGGCCGTCTGGAAGATAGACGACGTCCTTCCCCTCCTGACCCAGCTCATGGGTATGGAGGTAGTGGCCCGCTTCCGCGACGAGGAGCAGGGCTATGCCGGCGTGGCCCTGCGGGTGCCGGGGACCAACACCGAGTTCGAGGTGCTGGAGCCTGTCGGCGAGGACTCCTTCCTGGTTCGCTTCCTGCGGGAGCGCGGCCCAGGCCTTCACCACGTCACCTTCATCGTCGAAGATGCCGACCGCGCGGCCGAGGCCATCCGGGCGTTCGGCATCGAGCCGTGGGGAGGAGTCCGACGCCGACACGACTGGGGCGAGACGTTCATCCACCCCAGGGACTCTGGGGGAGTGCTTTTCCAGTTCTACACCGAGATGGGCCACGACCACGGGGAGGGGGCCGCCAAGTGA
- a CDS encoding phosphoribosylanthranilate isomerase, whose product MMGLLEVEAVGAGPCLVKICGVMEPQHARAAAALGADFVGVVFAPSRRQVTLGQAQKIAIALGKLDRPPMPLTAPVTAADIERLLARSRPLLVGVFADQDVDTINAIADQCRLDIVQLSGSEPWQMCFQVHRPVFKCLKVRPGQTAAEVMAGIGEGAVPLLDPYVPGAYGGTGQLLDWDVAAAVARQVPIVLAGGLTPDNVAEAVRKVRPWAVDVSSGVETEGVKDLEKVRAFILAAKGATTAP is encoded by the coding sequence ATGATGGGCCTGCTCGAGGTGGAGGCGGTGGGCGCTGGCCCCTGTCTGGTCAAGATCTGCGGGGTTATGGAGCCCCAGCACGCGCGGGCAGCGGCTGCCCTCGGCGCCGACTTCGTGGGCGTCGTCTTCGCCCCCAGTCGTCGCCAGGTCACCCTCGGCCAGGCCCAGAAGATCGCCATCGCCCTCGGCAAACTGGACCGGCCCCCGATGCCGCTGACCGCCCCCGTCACCGCTGCCGATATCGAGCGGCTGCTGGCCCGTTCGCGCCCCCTGCTGGTTGGAGTCTTCGCCGACCAGGACGTGGACACCATCAACGCCATAGCCGACCAGTGCCGCCTGGACATCGTCCAGCTATCGGGGTCCGAGCCGTGGCAGATGTGCTTTCAGGTCCATCGGCCCGTGTTCAAGTGCCTGAAGGTCAGGCCCGGCCAGACGGCTGCCGAGGTGATGGCAGGCATCGGCGAGGGGGCGGTGCCGCTGCTGGACCCTTACGTGCCCGGCGCCTACGGGGGGACAGGGCAGTTGCTGGACTGGGACGTGGCGGCAGCGGTGGCCAGACAGGTGCCCATCGTCCTGGCGGGGGGCCTGACCCCCGACAACGTGGCCGAGGCGGTGCGCAAGGTGCGTCCCTGGGCGGTAGACGTATCCAGCGGCGTGGAGACGGAGGGTGTGAAAGACCTGGAGAAGGTGCGGGCCTTCATCCTGGCTGCCAAGGGCGCCACCACAGCCCCATGA
- a CDS encoding diacylglycerol kinase family lipid kinase, with product MQAPDGPPCALVIVNPVARNLPSRRALARAAALLTEAGWQARWQETEAPGHATELAARAAHEGHRLVLVCGGDGTLREAACGLAGTDTALAPIPAGTVNIWARETGIPLRAEAAVRTVLTGERRRVDLGRADGRHFLLMAGVGLDGRIAARVDPRAKRRLGATAYAITAVLESLRWRPLPVTVRADGELVSRDALMLVAANTRNYAGLVHVTPLARADDGLLDLCLFRGDGLRDIVLHALMVALGRHLRSPKVLYRQVQRLELEAASPLPMQLDGDPFALDGGVIEAAPASLWAVVRRGLRSPLFLRSATPP from the coding sequence ATGCAGGCCCCCGACGGCCCTCCCTGCGCCCTGGTCATCGTCAACCCCGTGGCCCGCAACCTGCCGTCGCGGCGGGCGCTGGCACGGGCCGCCGCGCTGCTGACCGAGGCTGGCTGGCAGGCCCGCTGGCAGGAGACGGAGGCCCCAGGCCACGCCACCGAACTGGCTGCCCGCGCTGCCCATGAAGGCCACCGCCTGGTGCTGGTGTGCGGCGGCGACGGCACCCTGCGGGAGGCAGCCTGCGGCCTGGCCGGGACGGACACCGCTCTGGCGCCCATCCCCGCCGGCACCGTCAACATCTGGGCAAGGGAGACCGGCATACCCCTCCGGGCAGAGGCGGCAGTGAGGACAGTGCTGACAGGCGAGCGCAGGCGGGTGGACCTGGGCCGCGCGGATGGTCGCCATTTCCTGCTGATGGCAGGGGTGGGGCTGGACGGTCGCATAGCCGCCCGGGTAGATCCCAGGGCCAAGCGCCGCTTGGGGGCCACGGCCTACGCCATCACGGCCGTCCTGGAATCCCTGCGGTGGCGCCCCCTGCCAGTGACGGTGCGGGCCGATGGCGAGCTGGTCTCCCGAGACGCCCTGATGCTGGTGGCAGCCAACACCCGCAACTACGCCGGCCTGGTCCACGTGACGCCCCTGGCCCGCGCCGACGACGGCCTGCTGGACCTGTGCCTGTTCCGAGGCGATGGCCTGCGGGACATAGTGCTCCACGCGCTGATGGTGGCCCTCGGCCGCCACCTGCGCTCGCCGAAGGTGCTCTACAGGCAGGTGCAACGCCTGGAGCTAGAGGCCGCGAGCCCCCTGCCCATGCAGCTGGACGGCGATCCCTTCGCCTTGGATGGCGGGGTCATCGAAGCGGCGCCCGCTTCCCTCTGGGCCGTAGTCCGCCGTGGCCTCCGCAGCCCGCTGTTCTTGCGCAGCGCGACGCCGCCCTGA
- a CDS encoding VWA domain-containing protein, which yields MTWLYRYSEWDGTQEIPPLDPDEILSAITDDLMNFGDLQHALRNLLQRGMRGPMGQRLQGLRDLLQRLRQNRRQMLDRYNLSSLFEDLEKRVQEVLDLEQETLRRRLEEAERQLQGQPGSLQPFHEALGHSGQQAQEGDDARNMAQMLKNIVQRKQDYLQNLPQDLGGRIKGLQDYEFMDPEAAAKFQELMEMLRQAMLDAFFKDLYNQLAGLTPEQLQRLKEMVRDLNRLLSEKMAGGQPDYQSFLDKYGDLLGPNPPQSLEELIQRMQQQMAAMQSLLDSLPPEMRRQLQDLLMDKVGDPELMRELQELAINLDILAPLRDLENQYPFRGDETLDLLQAMRLMEHMQGLDELERQLERVQYGGSLDDVDEERLRELLGEEAYQAFRQLKEMLEILEKAGYIRRRGQEWELTPKAIRRIGQKALGEIYAQIKKSSYGKHATRERGPGTERTEDTKRYEFGDPFHLHLGQTVFNAVLREGPQVPVRLGKDDFEVYSTEHLSTTATVMMLDLSWSMALRGSFQAAKRVALALYNLIKTQFPKDVLYILGFSAYARELKPEELPYVRWDESVLGTNMHHALILAQQLLSRHRAGTRQIIMISDGEPTAHLEHGRSYFSYPPSPITIRKTLQEVKRCTQKGIVINTFMLDRNYYLKEFVNQIAKMNKGRVFYTTPDKLGQYILVDYVAQKRKRVMG from the coding sequence ATGACCTGGCTCTATCGCTATTCCGAGTGGGACGGCACGCAGGAGATACCGCCCCTGGACCCCGACGAGATCCTCTCGGCCATCACCGATGACCTGATGAACTTCGGCGACCTGCAGCACGCCCTTCGCAACTTGCTGCAGCGAGGCATGCGCGGCCCCATGGGCCAGCGCCTGCAGGGGCTGCGCGACCTCCTGCAGCGCCTGCGCCAGAACCGCCGTCAGATGCTGGACCGCTACAACCTCAGCTCCTTGTTCGAGGACCTGGAGAAGCGGGTACAGGAAGTGCTGGACCTGGAGCAAGAGACGCTGCGCCGCCGTCTGGAAGAGGCAGAGCGCCAGCTCCAGGGCCAGCCCGGTTCCCTCCAGCCATTCCATGAGGCCCTGGGACATAGCGGCCAGCAGGCCCAGGAGGGGGACGACGCCCGCAACATGGCCCAGATGCTCAAGAACATCGTCCAGCGCAAGCAGGACTATCTCCAGAACCTGCCCCAGGACCTGGGCGGTCGCATCAAGGGCCTGCAGGACTACGAGTTCATGGATCCCGAGGCGGCGGCCAAGTTCCAAGAACTGATGGAGATGCTGCGCCAGGCGATGCTGGACGCCTTCTTCAAGGACCTGTACAACCAGCTGGCTGGCCTCACCCCGGAACAGCTCCAGCGGCTCAAGGAGATGGTCCGCGACCTGAACCGCCTGCTGTCGGAGAAGATGGCTGGCGGCCAGCCCGACTACCAGTCCTTCCTCGACAAATACGGCGACCTGCTCGGGCCCAACCCGCCCCAGTCCCTGGAGGAGCTGATCCAGCGCATGCAGCAGCAGATGGCGGCCATGCAGAGCCTCCTGGACAGCCTGCCGCCGGAGATGCGCCGCCAGCTCCAGGACCTGCTCATGGACAAGGTGGGCGACCCGGAACTGATGCGGGAACTGCAGGAGCTGGCCATCAACCTGGACATCCTGGCGCCCCTGCGCGACCTGGAGAACCAGTACCCCTTCCGAGGCGACGAGACCCTGGACCTGCTCCAGGCCATGCGGCTCATGGAGCACATGCAGGGGCTGGACGAGCTGGAGCGTCAGCTAGAGCGCGTCCAGTATGGCGGCTCCCTGGACGACGTGGACGAGGAGCGGCTGCGGGAGCTGCTCGGCGAGGAGGCCTACCAGGCCTTCCGCCAGCTCAAGGAGATGCTGGAGATCCTGGAGAAGGCGGGATACATCCGCCGCCGCGGGCAGGAGTGGGAGCTGACGCCCAAGGCCATCCGCCGCATCGGCCAGAAGGCCCTGGGGGAGATCTACGCCCAGATCAAGAAGTCTTCCTATGGCAAGCACGCCACCCGCGAGCGCGGGCCGGGGACCGAGCGGACCGAGGACACCAAGCGCTACGAGTTCGGCGACCCCTTCCACCTGCATCTGGGCCAGACGGTGTTCAACGCCGTCCTGCGGGAGGGCCCGCAGGTGCCCGTTCGACTGGGCAAGGACGACTTCGAGGTCTATTCCACCGAGCACCTGAGCACTACGGCCACCGTCATGATGCTGGACCTGTCCTGGTCCATGGCCCTGCGCGGCTCCTTCCAGGCCGCCAAGCGGGTCGCCCTGGCCCTCTACAACCTCATCAAGACCCAGTTCCCCAAGGATGTCCTCTACATCCTGGGCTTCTCGGCCTACGCCCGTGAGCTCAAGCCCGAGGAATTGCCCTACGTGCGCTGGGACGAGTCGGTGCTGGGCACCAACATGCACCACGCCCTCATCCTGGCTCAGCAGCTCCTCTCGCGGCACCGGGCCGGCACCCGCCAGATAATCATGATCTCCGACGGCGAGCCGACGGCCCACCTGGAGCACGGGCGCTCATACTTCTCCTATCCGCCCAGCCCCATCACCATCCGCAAGACTCTACAGGAAGTGAAGCGCTGCACCCAAAAGGGCATCGTCATCAATACCTTCATGCTCGACCGCAACTACTACCTGAAGGAATTCGTCAACCAGATCGCCAAGATGAACAAGGGGCGGGTCTTCTACACCACCCCCGACAAGCTGGGCCAGTATATCCTGGTGGACTACGTGGCCCAGAAGCGCAAGCGGGTCATGGGCTGA
- a CDS encoding AAA family ATPase codes for MDRKPRTVGELRDSGYKVLSVKAEMRKNLIEKMRRREPLFPGIIGYDETVIPQLQNAILAGQDIIFLGERGQAKSRLIRSLVQLLDEEIPIVAGCEINDNPFAPICRRCREWLAEEGDSVEIEWIDRERRYGEKLATPDITIADLIGEVDPIKVAEGRYLADELTIHYGLIPRHNRGIFCINELPDLAERIQVGLLNIMEERDVQIRGYRIRLPLDVFVVASANPEDYTNRGRIITPLKDRYGAQIRTHYPRTVEHEIAIMEQERTVFEGEHERPVVAPQFMKEIVAEVTRLARRSPDVNQRSGVSVRASITSYEALLANALRRSILLEEPVAVPRITDLPYILPALSGKLEFETVEEGREDQIMERLLQGAVLAVFNRYFSIGELDKVVSRFRGGYVVEVSDLAPADAYEAIAHQVEGLLEAAKKLECDGNPHLLAAAVEFVLEGLHLSKRLNKERLAGRVQYRS; via the coding sequence GTGGACAGGAAGCCGCGCACTGTCGGAGAGCTGAGGGACTCCGGCTACAAGGTCCTCTCCGTCAAGGCCGAGATGCGCAAGAACCTGATCGAGAAAATGCGCCGCCGGGAGCCCCTCTTCCCGGGCATCATCGGCTACGACGAGACCGTCATCCCCCAGCTCCAGAACGCCATCCTGGCCGGGCAGGACATCATCTTCCTGGGCGAGAGGGGGCAGGCCAAGTCCCGCCTCATCCGCTCTCTGGTGCAGCTGCTGGACGAGGAGATACCCATCGTCGCCGGCTGCGAGATCAACGATAACCCCTTCGCCCCCATCTGCCGTCGTTGCCGCGAGTGGCTGGCCGAAGAAGGCGACAGCGTCGAAATAGAGTGGATCGACCGCGAGCGGCGCTACGGCGAGAAGCTGGCTACGCCCGACATCACCATCGCCGACCTCATCGGCGAGGTGGACCCCATCAAGGTGGCCGAGGGCCGCTACCTGGCCGACGAGCTGACCATCCACTACGGCCTCATCCCCCGCCACAACCGCGGCATCTTCTGCATCAACGAGCTGCCCGACCTGGCCGAGCGTATACAGGTGGGGCTGCTGAACATCATGGAGGAGCGCGACGTCCAGATCCGCGGCTACCGCATACGCCTGCCTCTGGACGTCTTCGTGGTGGCCTCAGCCAACCCCGAGGACTACACCAACCGGGGTCGCATCATCACTCCTCTCAAGGACCGCTACGGCGCCCAGATCCGCACCCACTACCCCCGCACCGTGGAGCACGAGATCGCCATCATGGAGCAGGAGCGCACGGTGTTCGAGGGGGAGCACGAGCGGCCAGTGGTGGCGCCCCAGTTCATGAAGGAGATAGTGGCCGAAGTCACCCGGCTGGCCCGCCGCAGCCCGGACGTGAACCAGCGCTCGGGGGTGTCGGTGCGGGCATCCATCACCAGTTACGAGGCCCTCCTGGCCAATGCCCTCCGCCGCTCCATCCTCCTGGAGGAGCCAGTGGCGGTGCCCAGGATCACCGACCTGCCCTACATCCTGCCGGCCCTCTCGGGCAAGCTCGAGTTCGAAACGGTGGAGGAGGGCCGCGAGGACCAGATCATGGAGCGGCTCCTGCAAGGGGCGGTGCTGGCCGTATTCAACCGCTATTTCAGCATCGGCGAGCTAGACAAGGTGGTCTCCCGCTTCCGCGGCGGCTACGTGGTGGAGGTCTCCGACCTGGCCCCAGCCGATGCCTACGAGGCCATCGCCCACCAGGTGGAAGGGCTGCTGGAAGCGGCCAAGAAACTGGAATGCGATGGGAACCCCCATCTCCTGGCAGCGGCGGTAGAGTTCGTGCTGGAGGGTCTGCACCTCAGCAAGCGCCTCAATAAGGAGAGGCTGGCCGGTCGTGTCCAGTACCGGTCGTGA